The DNA window CTCTCTGCGGAGGCCGTGGCCTGGGCCCGGATGAACTTCGAGGTTCTGCCCGACCACGCCGCCCAGGTGACGCTGCACCACGGCGACCTCCGCCGCTCACCGGAGCTGCTGGGAGAGCTCAGCGGAACCTTCGACGTCGTGGTCTCCAACCCGCCCTATATCCCCGCGGACATGGTGCCCACGGAGGTCGAGGTGCGTGAGCATGATCCGCAGATGGCGCTCTACGGCGGGGGAGAGGGCGGGCTCGAGCTTCCCTTCGCCGTCGTCGCGGCCGCCGAGGAGCTGCTTCGTCCCGGGGGCTGGTTCATCATGGAGCACGCTGAGCTCCAAGCCGGACCGATCGCTGAACACTGTGCGGCGCAGCCCCTGCTGGAGTCGGTGCACACCCACCGGGATCTGACCGGTCGGGACCGGGCCACCAGCGCCGTGCTTGCCCGGGCACAGAGAGGAGACGTGGCAAAATGGCGCGCGTGAGCGAGATCCTCGACTGTCATGACCCCGAAGCCCGCGAGACCGCACTGACCGCCGCCCACCAGGCCCTGGAGGCCGGCGAATGCGTGGTGCTCCCCACCGACACCGTCTATGGGATCGGTGCAGATGCCTTCTCCCCGCATGCGGTGACCGTGCTACTGGCGGCCAAGGGCCGCAACCGCACGATGCCTCCACCGGTGCTGATCGGGCGCATGGCCGTGATGGACGCTCTGGCCACTGAGATTCCGGACGAGGCCCGTGCCCTGGCCGAGGCCTTCTGGCCCGGAGGGCTGACCCTCATCCTGCAGGCCCAGCCCTCGCTGGCCTGGGACCTGGGAGAGACCCGGGGGACGGTGGCCCTGCGCATGCCGGCCGACGACCTCGCCCTGGACCTGCTGGGACGCACCGGGCCGCTGGCCGTCTCCTCCGCCAACCGGACGGGGCTGGAGGCCGCCACCACGGCCGAACAGGCCAAGAACATGCTGGGGGAGGCCGTCTCCGTCTACCTCGCCGACGGCGACCGCAGCACCACCCGGCCCTCCACGATCGTGGACTGCACCGTCAGTCCGGCGAAGGTCGTGCGCGACGGTGCCATCACGCTTCAGGAGCTGCGCGCCGTCGTCCCCGAGGTGCTGGGCGGCGAATGATCTACTTCCTGACGGTGCTCACCATCTCTGCGGTGGTGACCTACCTTCTCACGCCGCTGATCCGGATCATCGGGCTGCGGCTGGGCGTCTACACCCCTGTGCGCGCCCGCGACATCCACCAGACCATCAAACCCCGCTGGGGCGGGGTGGCCATGTACGTGGGCATGATCGTCGGACTGGGGGCGGCCGCGGCCATCCCGTACCTCAGCGGCATCTTCGCCGATCTGACTGCGGTGCGCGGCGTCTTCCTGGCCATGCTGCTGATCCTCACGGTGGGGATGATGGACGACGCCTGGGACATCCACTGGGCCATCAAACTGGTGGGACAGGTGGGCGCCGGGGTGCTGCTGGTCCTCCATGACATCCGTCTGGAGGTCATGCCGGTGGGCTGGCTGGGAGTGGGGGACCAATGGGTCCAGGCCCTGCTGACCGTCTTCCTGGTGGTCCTGACCATCAACGCCTTCAACTTCATCGACGGCTTGGACGGACTGGCCGCAGGGGTCGCGGCCCTGGGCGGAAGCGCCTTCTTCATCTACAGCTATCTGCTGACCCTGTCGATCAACGAGTTCGACGCGTCCAACCTGGTCACCCTGCTCATGGCGGTGCTGGTGGGAGCGTGCCTGGGCTTCCTGCCGCACAACTTCCATCCGTCCAAGATCCTGATGGGCGACACCGGGGCCATGCTGCTCGGACTGGTCATGGCGGCCGCCGCCCTGGCGGTGACCTCGGACCTGGGCCAGATGTCCGACGGCTTCCGCTTCCGCAACATCCCGGCCTATATGCCGGTGCTGCTTCCGCTGGCGGTCACCCTGCTGCCGCTGCTGGATCTGCTGCTGGCCGTGGTGCGCCGCACTGCCCGGGGGGCCTCACCGTTCAGCCCGGACCGCGGGCATCTGCACCATAAGCTCATCGACGGCGGCTACTCCCATCCCCAGGCGGTGCTGCTGCTCTACCTGTGGTCCTTCCTCTTCGCCTACGGCGCGGTCTCCTTCAACTTCCTGCCCTGGTGGCTGGTCACCGCTGCCATGCTCCTCAGCCTGGGCGGAGCCACGCTTCTCACGTTGG is part of the Nesterenkonia lacusekhoensis genome and encodes:
- the prmC gene encoding peptide chain release factor N(5)-glutamine methyltransferase, which produces MELDHLLRDAVRRLADAGIPSPRADAELLASWVLGLSRGELALKALTGLEVSGADAERISDLVAERCRRVPLQHLTGSAPFRSLELRVGPGVFIPRPETESVVEAVLGQLRRLGEEGIRRPRIVDLGTGSGAIAAAVAAEFPAAEVHAVELSAEAVAWARMNFEVLPDHAAQVTLHHGDLRRSPELLGELSGTFDVVVSNPPYIPADMVPTEVEVREHDPQMALYGGGEGGLELPFAVVAAAEELLRPGGWFIMEHAELQAGPIAEHCAAQPLLESVHTHRDLTGRDRATSAVLARAQRGDVAKWRA
- a CDS encoding MraY family glycosyltransferase; protein product: MIYFLTVLTISAVVTYLLTPLIRIIGLRLGVYTPVRARDIHQTIKPRWGGVAMYVGMIVGLGAAAAIPYLSGIFADLTAVRGVFLAMLLILTVGMMDDAWDIHWAIKLVGQVGAGVLLVLHDIRLEVMPVGWLGVGDQWVQALLTVFLVVLTINAFNFIDGLDGLAAGVAALGGSAFFIYSYLLTLSINEFDASNLVTLLMAVLVGACLGFLPHNFHPSKILMGDTGAMLLGLVMAAAALAVTSDLGQMSDGFRFRNIPAYMPVLLPLAVTLLPLLDLLLAVVRRTARGASPFSPDRGHLHHKLIDGGYSHPQAVLLLYLWSFLFAYGAVSFNFLPWWLVTAAMLLSLGGATLLTLGPWLRRRAGRVNRDHRESESAV
- a CDS encoding L-threonylcarbamoyladenylate synthase, with the translated sequence MARVSEILDCHDPEARETALTAAHQALEAGECVVLPTDTVYGIGADAFSPHAVTVLLAAKGRNRTMPPPVLIGRMAVMDALATEIPDEARALAEAFWPGGLTLILQAQPSLAWDLGETRGTVALRMPADDLALDLLGRTGPLAVSSANRTGLEAATTAEQAKNMLGEAVSVYLADGDRSTTRPSTIVDCTVSPAKVVRDGAITLQELRAVVPEVLGGE